The Candidatus Eremiobacteraceae bacterium genomic sequence GGCGCGGCGCTCGGCGCCGCTACGATGTTCGACTTCCGACGCTTCACCGAAATCGTCGCGGCCGTGAGCGATGGCGGCGTCTACTGCAATTTCGGCTCGGCGGTCATCCTACCGGAGGTGTTCCTCAAGGCGCTCTCCATCGCGCGCAATCTCGGCTACCGGAACGATTTCGTCACGGCGGATTTTGACTTCGTGCGACACTACCGGCCGCGGACGAATGTCGTGGTGCGGCCGCATCTCGATGGCGGAAAAGGTTATATGTTCACCGGCCATCACGAGATCATGATCCCGCTCTTCGTCGCCGGGCTGCGCACCGCGCTTAGCGCACCACCCGCGTGATCGTTCGATGAGCTGGCGTACGGCGCCGGTGACCCTGACCATGCTCGGCCTGTGCTGGGTCGCGTTCCTGTACGATCTTGCCGTGACGGGAGGCGATCAGCCGGCCGGACCGCTCGTCAGTCTGGGCCAGATCGTTCCGGTGCTGATCCAACAAGGGCAGTGGTGGCGGCTTATCACCTCGGGCTTCATCCACTATGGCATTCTCCACATCGCGTTTAATTCGTACGCGCTTTTCCAGGTCGGACTGTTGGTGGAGTACGTCTACGGCAGCGCGCGCTATTTCGCCATCTACATGGTCGCGCTTGTGGCCGGCGGATTCGCCGCGTACTATTCGACGATCGGAACGAACGATGCGACCGCCGGCGCATCCGGAGCCATCATGGGAGTGTTCGGCGCGATGGCGGTGCTCGGTTTCAAACTTCCGCACGCGCGCAGCGTCTTGTTGCGCAGCGCGCTTATGCCGATCGTGCTGACGCTCGGCAACGGCTTCGTGAACTCCGGCATCTCGAATGCCGGCCACATCGGCGGATTGATCGGCGGCGTGGCCGTCGCGTGGATCCTTACTCCCGCGCGGCTCAAAGAGCTAGCGCCGCAGGACCCCACGCCGCAATTCGGACCGCCCGACGGCTAGCGCGAAAGCGCAGATTCGATCGCGAGCAGCGTGCTCTCCGCGCATCGCTCCCACGTCATCGAGGAGGCGCGTCGCAGACCGCGCCGGCGCAGGTCGTCAGCCAGCGTCTCTTCGCTCAACACTCGCGTGAGCAGGGCGGTGAGCGCGGCCGTATCCGCGGGCGCGAAATACAACGCCGCGTCGCCGCCGGCTTCGGGGATGCTCGCCGCAGCCGACGCGATCACGGGGGTGCCGAATGCCATCGCCTCGAGCATGGGAAGTCCAAAGCCTTCGTAGCGAGACGGAAACACGAACACTGCCGCTCCGCGATAGAGTGCGGCGAGCCGTGCGTCGTTGACCTCGCCTTCCAGACGCGCATCGACTCCCGCGGCACGCGCTCGATCGCGAACGACCGACGCGCACCGGCCGGCCAAGACGAGGACCGTACCGCGTGCGACGCCCGGCGGGAGAGCCCCCATCGCCGCGACGAGCGCGCCGACGTTCTTGCGCTCCTCTGCCTCGCCGACGAATAACACGTAACGCCGTGCGTCGTCGAACACGGCCGGCGCGATCCCGGCGAACGCGGGTGGAAAAGCGGTGCCAAGAGGGACGACCGAGATCGGTGCTGCGACGGGCGCCAGCCGAAGCTCGATCTCGCTCTTCGTGAATTCCGAATCCGCGATGATCAGCGCCGCTTCGCGAGCGGTGGTGCGAAACGGAGTCTGCTCGTTGCGGCGCCTTCGCTCATCAGCCGCAGGTTCGACGAAAGGCCAGACGTCGTGGACGGTCGCAATGCGGCGCATCGGCGCAATCCACGTCATGCCGTTCCACGGATACCAGACGGCGTCCAATCCGAGCACGGCGGCCTTAGAGCGGCGAGCGACGGCAAAGTGTCCGCCTGCCTCCGCTTGCAGCCGGTCGCGCACGAACCCCGGAAAAAGCTGAGGCACCAAGAGCGTGACGGTCACACGTTCGCGCTGTGAGGCGGCCCACAGCGAGAGCAGAGCGCGCACGTACCTGCCGATGCCGCGACGGTCGTGCAGCAGATTCGCCGCGTCGACGCCGAGCGATAACGGCACGCGCGCCTTCTTACGAATTGGCCAGCGCGGCGAGGTCGACGACGGCGACGCCGTCGAGATCGTGGGCGAGCGCGCTGAGGTCGGGCCGCTGCGTGAACAGGATCGATTGGATACCGCGCGCGCCCAGCGCGGCGAGCCATCGCAGCGCGGCCGCCGCTCGTTGCGGATCCGCGTGGGCAAGCGCATCGTCCAAGATGAGGGGCACGCGCTCGCCGCTCGCAAGTGTTTGCGCCGTGGCGACGCGCAAGCTCAGATTCACTTGTTCCTTTGTGCCGTCCGACAGTTCGGCGGGGTCGATCGTGCCCCCGCGCTCTGCAGAGTCAAGCCGCACAGTGAAATTTAAGGCCATGTGCGCTCGCACGTATTTCCCCGCCGTGACGGCGCTCAGACCTTCGCCGAGCAATTCGTTCATGAGCGGAAGAAACGTCTTGTGGACGGCAGACTTCACCTCGAGGATGAGGTTTTGCGCACGCTGTGCCGCGCGGTGGGCCGCGGCCAGGCGCTGCTCTTCCTCGCGGCAAGCGGTGACGCGCTCTTCGAGGTCCGCGATATCCAGAGGTTTCGAGGCGTTGAAGGCGCCCTCGAGTTCGCTCAACCGCTTGTTGGCGTCAGCGAGGCGGTTGTTCAAATCAGCGAGTCCGGCACGCGCGGTGGCCTCGTCGACGGCCGCGGACAGCGTGAGCGCGACATCGGGGAGGTCGCGCAGCTCCTCGACCAACGCGACGATCTCGTGATGAAGCGACTCCACATCGTACGAACCGAGCGCTTGCGCGAGCGCCGCGTTCCTCTGCTCGTAGTCGGCGCGCGCATGCGCGCTCTGTTCGAGCGACTCGCGCAAGGAGCGGTACGCGTCGATACGCGCGCCGAGGTCTTGGTTCGCGGGCACCCCCAACGCGTCGAGACGCGCCGCCAACGCCGCGTCGGCGTGCGCCGCCGCCGCCTTTTCGCTTTCGCTCTCGGCTTGCAGGGAGCCCATCGAGTTGATCTGGGCCTCGAGTGCGCGCTGCTGCTCGCGGCGAGTGAGAACTGTCTGTTCCGCCGACCGCTTTTCCACCAAGAGCCTGTCGACATCGCCGCGCGCGGCGAAAAGCCGACGCGCCGAGGCGACGTCTGCCACGCCAAACGAACGGCAGTGCCCTTTCAGCGCATCGCGTGAGCGGTCGAGCTCATCGCCGAGTTCTTCGGCGGCATCTTCGGCAAAGCGGATCCTCGCCGCGCGCTTGCCGGCGGCGGAGATGAATGCGAGCAGCAGCAGGAGACCGCCGACTGCGACAGTGCCGCCGGAGTATTCCCAGACCTGGGCTTGCGTGTCAAAGCCGAAAATCAGCGCGAGAACGCCGGCGATGAGCATCACGGCAGCGACAAACGGACTTGGCGCCGGCTGCTGGCGCGCGATCGCCGCCGCGGTCTGGGCGTGGCGCGCTTTGCTCTCCAACAGATCCAGCGCGGCGTCTTCAGCTTCGAGAGAGTCGAGTTCGGCGCGGTTGATCGGCTGCTTTTCGTTCGCCTCCGATGCCGACTTGGAAGCTGTTTCGAGTTCGACCGCCTGCGCCTCGGCGAGCGCGATCGCGGTTTGACACTCGCGCAGGGAGACGCGAAGCTCGTCCGCCTGCTTTGCGCCGGCGGCGGCGCGCTTGGCCGCCGACTCGGCTTTAGCCCGCGCGGCCTCCCGTTCGGATATCATGGGCTCGGCATCGGCGATCGACGCGCTGTTCTCGCGCTTCACGCTGCCGCTTTCGCGTTCTGCCTCTTCAAGCTTCGCCTTCGCGTGCATGAGATCTGCCTGCGCAGCCTCGACTGCCTTCAGGCGGTCTTGCAGCGCACGCAATCTCGACGCCTTGACCGCATATTCGGCTTTGCGCGCACTTGCCGCAAGCTGTTCGACCTCGCTCGCCGCGGCCGCACGCTGTTCGATGAGGACGCGTAATCCGTGAAATGCCTTGCTCGCCTCTTCGCGTTCCCGCTCGGCCTTTTCGCGCGCGCTGCGAGCGCGGGCGAACGGCGTGGTGCGCGACTGCGGCGAGCCGATATCCACGTTCGCGAAGCGCTGCAACGCGGCGACCGCGGCATCGGCGCCCTCTTCGCCGGCGGCCCCAACCACCGACATCAGCCGCTCGCTCAAGCTCGCGAAGCCGTCGGGATCATCGTGGCGCAGCTCTCCGGCGCGGATGACGGCGGCCGCGGTGTATGCTTCGAGCGAGAGGGCTAACGCGCTCGAACCGGGGCCATCCTTTCTGCTGCCGCCCCACTCATCCACTTGCTCTTGCGTATCGAGCGTGCGCGTGATCGCGCGGACGTCGTCCGCGAAATCGCGAGTGGTCTCAAACGAGCGGCCATCGTCCATCGCGAACGCGACGCGGGCGCGAAACGGTGCACCTGGCGCCCACGGCCGATAGCGATTGAGATCGTCGTTGAAAGGTTGGTTCGGATAGCCGAAGAGCGTCCGGATGACGCATTCGGCAAGCGTGGACTTTCCGGTTTCGTTGTCGCCTGCGATGACCGTGAGCCCCGGCGCGAAATCGATCGGCGGCAGGCGCACGAGTCGGCCGAAACCGTCTATCACGATGCGCTTGAGGATCACTGAAACAGCCTCTTGCGCGCGAATGCGAGCAGCCCGAGTTTCAGCGCGCTCGCGAGCTCTTCGCGCTCGGCGACGGACGACGCGGCCGCGATGCGCGACCGCGCTTCCCGCACAAACGCCGCGCGCACGGTGTTGCCTTCATGTTCGATCGCGTCGAGGTCAAACGCCGCGAACTCAGGCACGATGTCTGAACCCGGGTACGCCTCGCGGATCTCGGCTCGCAACGCTTGCAGGTCGGGATCGAGCGACGGGGGCGCCGCGCCGACTAAGCGGAGGCGGCAAAAAATCGAACCCGGCGCGGTGACGATCGAAGCGAATCGTTCCTTGATCGCGTCTTCGAGGCTTGACGAATCGGCGTACGGTGCGACGTCGAGATCGGTCACGACGTAGCGCGTCGCACTTAACGGTTCGAACCCTACGTTGACGGTCCCGTCGGCGATGGTGACAATGCTCGCCGTGTGCTCCCCGTCCTGACTGACGTTGAGCGGTTCGGGTGAGCCGGGGTATGCGTAGTGCGTCCCTTGCAGTTTGCCGTGGAAATGACCGACCATGGCGTGGACCGCACCGGCGCGCGATATCTCAACGTCCGAGAAGGGCGCGATGGTCTCTTTGCCCGGCGGCATGTGTTCCTGATCGGAGCCATGGAAAAGCAAAAGGTGTGTCCCCGGGCCGTTGCACGTGAATCCACTGATCGCGCGTGCGTGGTCGAGCGCAGAGGTCTGGCCCATTCCCCACAGGGTGATGCCGTCGGCGAGCCGCTCTGGTCGAAACGACCGTTCGTCGAAGAGCGTGACGTTCGACGGCAACGGATGCATCTGACCGTAGATGGACGTGGGCGCGAACGGATCGTGATTGCCTGGGGCGAGGAAGACGCGCGTGGGCGCGATCTCAGCGAAGCAGCGGCGCAAGTATTCGGCGGTGTCTTTGCCGGCACATGCGTCCTCGTAGAGATCGCCGGCAACGCAGAACGCGTCGGCTCTTCGATCGCGCGTCAGGCGCAGCGCACGCTCGAACGCTTCTCGCAGCTGACGCCTCCGGCGCGCGCCGAAGCGCGCATCCTCGCCGGCAAACGCGGCATCGAGGTGCACATCGGCGATGTGGACGATGCGATAGCTTACGGTCCGCTCCTTTGCGCGACGATGCGCATGGCTGCATGGGAAGTGTGAGCTCCCGGCAAAGTCGCCCTGCCCGTGCTCATCGCCATCGGCGCCATTAGCGCGCTGGTCTTGCTCGTCCTCGCGAGCGACGCCTTCACCAACGCGGTCGAGTGGGTCGGCGCGCTGTACGGTTTGGCGCGCGGTGCCGTCGGCTCGGTGATCGCCGCCATCGGATCATCCTTGCCGGAAACCGCGATCGCATTCGTCGCGCTGGTCGTGCTGCGAGACCGAGCAAGCCAAGCGGTTGGAATCGGCGCGGTTCTGGGCGCGCCGTTCATGCTCTCAACCGCGGTCTTCGCGGTGGTCGGTATCATCGCGCTTACGCGGACGCGAGACTCGAGCGGCGATTGCAACGTGCGCGTCGGCATGCGCTCCACGCGTTTCGGCCTGGGGTTGTTCGCGTTGACTTTTGCGTTGGTCATCGGCGCGTCCTTTGCGCCGACGTCGATTGTGCGCACCGTCGTCGCCGTGCTGATCGTGGTCGCGTATGTGGCGTTCGTCACGTATAACATGCGCGATACCTCTCCGACAACGCGTGCCGAGCCGCCGCCGCTGCGCTTTTCGCCGGGAATGCGACGGCCGGCCCCGGCGGTGGTCTTCGCGCAACTCACACTATCATTGTGCGTGACGGTCTTCGCGTCGCACTGGTTTGTCACGTCGTTGGCGGCCGCGTCAACGGCGTTCGGGATCGCGCCGCTCGTCTTGTCTCTTTTCTTGAGCCCCATCGCAACTGAACTGCCCGAACTCTTGAATGTGGTGATCTGGATGCGGCGCGGCCTGGACGACTATGCGGTCGGCAACGTCATCGGGGCGATGATGTTTCAGACGTCGATCGCCTCAGCGATCGCGCTGCTTGCGACGCCATGGGTCATCGATCGCTTCGCCTATACCGCGGCGATCGCGACGTTTGCAGCCGTCATCATCGTCTTGTGCGTCAGTCAGATGCGCGACCATCTCAACTCGTGGGCGTTGACCGCCTGCGGCATCCTCTACGTCGTCTACCTATGGTACGCGATCGCGACCCACTAGACGTCATTTCGCGTACTGCGGGAAAAAGTAGATGAGCACGAGCGAAAAAGCGTTGAACGTCGTGTGCGCCACCATGTTCGGCCAGATCGACCGCGTGCGCGAGTAGAGCAAGGCCAGCCCGATTCCCACGACGGTCAGGGCGGCAAGGCTCCAAAGTTCCGCGTGCGCAAGTCCGAACGCAAGACCGCTGAGCACCGCCGCAGTCCATACCGGCATGCGCTGGGCGAGCGCGGTGAACATAACGCCGCGAAACATGAGCTCTTCACATATCCCGGCTACAAGCGCAACGGATACGAAGTCGAGCATGAACGACACGATGCCGTGATGGCTCATGATGATCTGCACGGTGGGTTGAGGATGGGGGCCGAAGATCTGTTGTTGCAGGCTGCCGACAACGTCACCGGCACCGATCAATGCGATGCCGGCGAGGATGCCGACGCCGACGTCGAGGATGCGAAATGGACGGCCAAACCCGAGCTGTTGGCGCGAAGCGCCCAGCGAGCTCATCGCCAAGCCGATCGCGATGAACGCCATGAGTGACTCGCTCGTGACGCTGATCAAGAAGAGCGACGGTGAGTTCAACATCATCACGAGCAGTTGCTGCGTGTTGGGTATGCTGTGCGGTTGCGCCTGAAGCTGCGGATACAAGACGATGATCGCGATGATGACACCGATGATGATCTGCACCAAGTACAGCGCCGCAACCCCGAAAAGGATGACGGCAGTGGCCCGCCAGCCGTTCCAGCGCGCCGGCGCGGAAAGGTCAGCCGGCTCTGTAGCGATCTCTTCCATCACCTACCTGTGAGATAATTGCGAAAGCGGCATAGCGGCCGCCTTTACCCTCCTGGGAGTGTGAATCCTAGCGCATGCAGCGCATCGGCAAGACGGATGTAGTCGCCGACGTCGATCCGTTCTGCGCGAGTCTGCCCGTCGATCCGGGCGGCTTCGAGTGCGGCGGCAAGAAGCTTGCGTCCAGCCGGTTCCAACCGCAAAGCCGATGCGATGCTGTTCGCCACCATCTTGCGGCGTTGCGCGAACGATGCGCGCGTCAGGGCGAAGAAGAGACGCTCGTCAACCGCTCGTGGCGCCGAAGCGGCATGCGGTTCGAGCACAACGACTGAAGACGCCACCGCGGGAGGCGGATAGAATCCGCCGGCGCCGATGTCCACGAGTTTGCGCGTTCGGCAACGGTACCCGACGAAAACGGTAAGACTGCCGTATTCCGGCTTACCAGGTGCCGCCGTCAGGCGCTGCGCGTACTCGCGCTGCACCATCAAGACGGAGACTTCCCAGTCGCCGGCGCAGGCCAGAATCCGCTCGATCAGCGGGGTGGTGATATTATATGGAAGATTGCCGCAGATCGCGCGCGGCGCGGGCACGCCACGAAAGTAGCCCGCGAAGTCGAATTCGAGCGCGTCGCATTCCCGGATTTCGACTTTTTTGTCGCCGGCAAATCTCTCACGGAGTATTGGAACGAGGTCACGGTCGATCTCGAGGACAGTGAGCGTCGTTGCGCGATCTTGCAGCGCCACCGTGAGCGAGCCGACCCCGCCGCCTATCTCCACGATTGAGGCGCGCGCCGGTACCGCGCTCGCGACCTTCGCTGCGAGCCGCGCGTCCAACAAAAAGTTCTGACCGAATCGCTTACGAGGTCGGAGCCCTAGACTCTCAAGCAGCCGCTTCGGCGACGCGTAGCGATCGTCGGACATGCGATGGAATGCGGCGGCGGACCATAAAGGTCCGCCCAACACGAACGGCGGCGGACCATAAAGGTCCGCCCAACACGAGCGGCGGCGGACCATAAAGGTCCGCCCAACCGCCTTAACGCGTGACGACGTATACCACGACCGGTTGGCGGCCGAAGCGGATCGCGTCATCGTATCGCTCCATACAGAGGTCGATGCGATGGCCGACGATCGCGCCGCCGGTGTCGGCGGCGATCGCGAGACCATAACCGGGAATGAACACGGTCGTTCCGAGCGGGATCACGTCCGGATCAACTGCCACGATGCCCCAACGCGCGCGCATGCCATTGGCCGTGTAGCCGGTCGGATTGGCTTTTGCGGTGTCGGCGGTGTACGCGGTGGCTTCCATGGTATAGACGCGGATCAAATGGCGGTAGGGCGTGTTCTTCTTGAGCATCGCAAACGAGCTGGGTTCGCCTTCGCGGACCAACGTCGCGGTCGGCGGACGAACGACGCGCGTGTAGACCACGACGCGATCGACCGCGATACCATCCCACGTCGTGACGCGTTCGGCGACGACCGAGAGTCCTCGGGAGCCGCGGCGGACGATTTTGCGTGCGCCGGGGCGCAGCTGCGGCGTGTATTCGACGGTCGTATCCTGTACGGTCGCGACGCGGCGGATCGTGACCCGCGTGACCACGTGGATCGGCGCGATCCGGCTGGCGGCATCACCGCGCTCAACGGAATTGAGGCGATTCGTCGTGCCCGAATAGGCGACGAGCGCGCTGCGTCGCGCGCCCGCGACGAAAAATCGCGGCGTCAATTGCGATGTGATCGTGTACGACCAAGCCGAAGGCTCGCGGGGTGGAAGTTTTGCGACGGCCGCGGAGCGGGCGGCGATGCATGTGATGAACAAGCCGAAGATGAGCAGAGCGGGAACGAGACGAGGCGAGAAATAACGGCGGATCGTGTCCAGGATTGTCTCCTCGAAGGCGTACGGCGCGGCTAGGCTGTCTCTGATATGATTTCAGCGAAGTCACGCGAATGCACGCGCGGGTGTCGATGGATCGCGACCGGTTGAAGGAGTGGTCCGCGATATCCGAGCGATCTAGTGTGCTCGGTCTCCGAAAATGCGCGTTCGAAATCAACATCGAACGTCACGAATAAAAGAAGGCTTATAAAAAGCCTGAATGAGTGCGATAATTATATCATGCGTTTTTGCGCGTCGTCAATTTTCGGTCCGGATGTGCGGTACACGCGCGCGATGGGACGACCATTCCATTGCGACGTTCCGCAAAAGGAACCGCAGTTCAACCACAGGAACGCAAATCGCGCAATGCGTTCCATGATGCGGGTTATCCACAACACGATTTGAAAGTCGCCATCTTCACCGAAGTCTACCGTCCGATCGTCAACGGCGTCGTCGCGTCCGTCGATTCGCTCGCCGATCATCTGCGACGCGCAGGCCACGATGTATATACGTTTGCGCCCCACATACCGAAAGGCGCGGAGACGCTCGGACGCGTGTTTCGCATGCCGTCGCTGCCGTTGCCGGCGCGCACTGAGTACCGTCTGACGCTGCCGCTCGTGTCGCGTAAGAATAAGCGCGCGTTCTTAAGTCAATGCGATGTGATCCACTCGCATTCGCTCTTCATCACCGGATGGATGGCATCGTATTATGCGCGCCGGCGATTCCGCGTGCCGCTCGTCTTCACTTATCACACATTGCTCGAGAGCTACGCGCATTATTCGCCTCTCAGCCAGCGATTGACCGCGCAGCTCACGCGCGAACTCACGCGCGGTTACGCGAACGCAGCCGATGCCGTGATCGTACCTACCCAGGCCGTCGCAGCTCAACTTCGGCAACAAGGTGTGAACGCGCCGGTCTGCGTCGTGCCGACGGGCATCGATATCGATGCGTTTCGCGCGGCCGATGCGGCGAGCGCTGCTGCCGTGCGCGCGCGCCACGGCATTCCGCTGGACGCACCTCTGGTGCTGCTCGTCTCAAGGCTTGCGCAAGAGAAAAATATTCCGCTTGCGCTGCTCGCGCTGCGCCGTTTGCGCGAGCGGTTGCCGGCCGTGCAACTGCTTCTCGTGGGCGCCGGGCCGCTCACAGAGGCGCTGAAAGCGCAGGCTGAGGCAGCCGGAATCGGTTCCGCAGTGACCTTCGCAGGCAACGTCGATCATGCCGAATTGCCGGCTTACTATTCCGCCGCGGACACGTTCATGTTTCCATCGACGACGGAGACGCAAGGACTTGTGATAGCAGAAGCGTTCGCGTCGGGATT encodes the following:
- a CDS encoding rhomboid family intramembrane serine protease → MSWRTAPVTLTMLGLCWVAFLYDLAVTGGDQPAGPLVSLGQIVPVLIQQGQWWRLITSGFIHYGILHIAFNSYALFQVGLLVEYVYGSARYFAIYMVALVAGGFAAYYSTIGTNDATAGASGAIMGVFGAMAVLGFKLPHARSVLLRSALMPIVLTLGNGFVNSGISNAGHIGGLIGGVAVAWILTPARLKELAPQDPTPQFGPPDG
- a CDS encoding metallophosphoesterase; this encodes MHLDAAFAGEDARFGARRRRQLREAFERALRLTRDRRADAFCVAGDLYEDACAGKDTAEYLRRCFAEIAPTRVFLAPGNHDPFAPTSIYGQMHPLPSNVTLFDERSFRPERLADGITLWGMGQTSALDHARAISGFTCNGPGTHLLLFHGSDQEHMPPGKETIAPFSDVEISRAGAVHAMVGHFHGKLQGTHYAYPGSPEPLNVSQDGEHTASIVTIADGTVNVGFEPLSATRYVVTDLDVAPYADSSSLEDAIKERFASIVTAPGSIFCRLRLVGAAPPSLDPDLQALRAEIREAYPGSDIVPEFAAFDLDAIEHEGNTVRAAFVREARSRIAAASSVAEREELASALKLGLLAFARKRLFQ
- a CDS encoding AAA family ATPase — translated: MILKRIVIDGFGRLVRLPPIDFAPGLTVIAGDNETGKSTLAECVIRTLFGYPNQPFNDDLNRYRPWAPGAPFRARVAFAMDDGRSFETTRDFADDVRAITRTLDTQEQVDEWGGSRKDGPGSSALALSLEAYTAAAVIRAGELRHDDPDGFASLSERLMSVVGAAGEEGADAAVAALQRFANVDIGSPQSRTTPFARARSAREKAEREREEASKAFHGLRVLIEQRAAAASEVEQLAASARKAEYAVKASRLRALQDRLKAVEAAQADLMHAKAKLEEAERESGSVKRENSASIADAEPMISEREAARAKAESAAKRAAAGAKQADELRVSLRECQTAIALAEAQAVELETASKSASEANEKQPINRAELDSLEAEDAALDLLESKARHAQTAAAIARQQPAPSPFVAAVMLIAGVLALIFGFDTQAQVWEYSGGTVAVGGLLLLLAFISAAGKRAARIRFAEDAAEELGDELDRSRDALKGHCRSFGVADVASARRLFAARGDVDRLLVEKRSAEQTVLTRREQQRALEAQINSMGSLQAESESEKAAAAHADAALAARLDALGVPANQDLGARIDAYRSLRESLEQSAHARADYEQRNAALAQALGSYDVESLHHEIVALVEELRDLPDVALTLSAAVDEATARAGLADLNNRLADANKRLSELEGAFNASKPLDIADLEERVTACREEEQRLAAAHRAAQRAQNLILEVKSAVHKTFLPLMNELLGEGLSAVTAGKYVRAHMALNFTVRLDSAERGGTIDPAELSDGTKEQVNLSLRVATAQTLASGERVPLILDDALAHADPQRAAAALRWLAALGARGIQSILFTQRPDLSALAHDLDGVAVVDLAALANS
- the rsmA gene encoding 16S rRNA (adenine(1518)-N(6)/adenine(1519)-N(6))-dimethyltransferase RsmA, coding for MSDDRYASPKRLLESLGLRPRKRFGQNFLLDARLAAKVASAVPARASIVEIGGGVGSLTVALQDRATTLTVLEIDRDLVPILRERFAGDKKVEIRECDALEFDFAGYFRGVPAPRAICGNLPYNITTPLIERILACAGDWEVSVLMVQREYAQRLTAAPGKPEYGSLTVFVGYRCRTRKLVDIGAGGFYPPPAVASSVVVLEPHAASAPRAVDERLFFALTRASFAQRRKMVANSIASALRLEPAGRKLLAAALEAARIDGQTRAERIDVGDYIRLADALHALGFTLPGG
- a CDS encoding glycosyltransferase family 1 protein, which gives rise to MPLSLGVDAANLLHDRRGIGRYVRALLSLWAASQRERVTVTLLVPQLFPGFVRDRLQAEAGGHFAVARRSKAAVLGLDAVWYPWNGMTWIAPMRRIATVHDVWPFVEPAADERRRRNEQTPFRTTAREAALIIADSEFTKSEIELRLAPVAAPISVVPLGTAFPPAFAGIAPAVFDDARRYVLFVGEAEERKNVGALVAAMGALPPGVARGTVLVLAGRCASVVRDRARAAGVDARLEGEVNDARLAALYRGAAVFVFPSRYEGFGLPMLEAMAFGTPVIASAAASIPEAGGDAALYFAPADTAALTALLTRVLSEETLADDLRRRGLRRASSMTWERCAESTLLAIESALSR
- a CDS encoding 3D domain-containing protein; protein product: MFITCIAARSAAVAKLPPREPSAWSYTITSQLTPRFFVAGARRSALVAYSGTTNRLNSVERGDAASRIAPIHVVTRVTIRRVATVQDTTVEYTPQLRPGARKIVRRGSRGLSVVAERVTTWDGIAVDRVVVYTRVVRPPTATLVREGEPSSFAMLKKNTPYRHLIRVYTMEATAYTADTAKANPTGYTANGMRARWGIVAVDPDVIPLGTTVFIPGYGLAIAADTGGAIVGHRIDLCMERYDDAIRFGRQPVVVYVVTR
- a CDS encoding glycosyltransferase is translated as MKVAIFTEVYRPIVNGVVASVDSLADHLRRAGHDVYTFAPHIPKGAETLGRVFRMPSLPLPARTEYRLTLPLVSRKNKRAFLSQCDVIHSHSLFITGWMASYYARRRFRVPLVFTYHTLLESYAHYSPLSQRLTAQLTRELTRGYANAADAVIVPTQAVAAQLRQQGVNAPVCVVPTGIDIDAFRAADAASAAAVRARHGIPLDAPLVLLVSRLAQEKNIPLALLALRRLRERLPAVQLLLVGAGPLTEALKAQAEAAGIGSAVTFAGNVDHAELPAYYSAADTFMFPSTTETQGLVIAEAFASGLPVVAIDAPQTRDVFGIHLAGALVPDGEAMAAALFDLLTSPERRAAAAAHARAGAVQFDARATSGRVLAVYNAVLANKAGLADMSAFDELFEVVDPGYQVGEIPPQVSRIK
- a CDS encoding CPBP family intramembrane glutamic endopeptidase; this translates as MEEIATEPADLSAPARWNGWRATAVILFGVAALYLVQIIIGVIIAIIVLYPQLQAQPHSIPNTQQLLVMMLNSPSLFLISVTSESLMAFIAIGLAMSSLGASRQQLGFGRPFRILDVGVGILAGIALIGAGDVVGSLQQQIFGPHPQPTVQIIMSHHGIVSFMLDFVSVALVAGICEELMFRGVMFTALAQRMPVWTAAVLSGLAFGLAHAELWSLAALTVVGIGLALLYSRTRSIWPNMVAHTTFNAFSLVLIYFFPQYAK